The following coding sequences lie in one Streptomyces lydicus genomic window:
- a CDS encoding ATP-binding protein has translation MSVVTKTSATGVPAYSETLPNLPESAGTARRLVRVALDVWHLGELTDAAELIVTELVANAANHVTRSAIRVTITRTGPQAVRVAVVDKSHERPKRQQPGPTEMTGRGLAIVEAISKRWGVDMRRWGKQVWVDLEAEAS, from the coding sequence ATGAGCGTCGTGACCAAGACCTCCGCAACTGGAGTTCCGGCGTACAGCGAGACCTTGCCGAACCTCCCCGAGTCGGCCGGCACCGCCCGCCGCTTGGTGAGGGTCGCCCTCGACGTCTGGCATCTTGGTGAACTCACGGACGCGGCAGAACTCATCGTGACAGAACTCGTCGCGAACGCCGCCAACCACGTCACGAGATCCGCGATTCGCGTCACCATCACGCGCACCGGCCCTCAGGCCGTCCGTGTCGCCGTCGTGGACAAGTCCCACGAGCGCCCGAAGCGCCAGCAGCCCGGCCCGACGGAAATGACCGGTCGCGGCCTCGCTATCGTCGAGGCCATCTCGAAGCGGTGGGGCGTCGATATGCGCCGGTGGGGCAAGCAGGTATGGGTCGACCTCGAAGCCGAGGCCTCATGA
- a CDS encoding site-specific integrase produces the protein MTTTAPLTTRTDPLAITDMAGEAQAALLERFPPREPAASWPATTQSCDEILSRISVPPRGRDGYHKWGARRRGTAAILTWLENFPGSTWQERWQASPAQDLDPDEWKSTGKSWTDRHGRPVPSAERADLASGMLLLLARDVIRPELPWLARMRPSVHLRKAVIENRDPDGFAKLAALLGEEVWASTTSATAQNQIIRIMIAKGGRLADLTVGDCLELRLIEHKVRHKGAVHTHFYSWLRQLGIFPGDAPVSLRLRNLRPGQLTPEQLVDRFRLRCQPVRDLIVDYLKERQPSVDYSTLQNLSRALAHNFWADLERHHPGIDSIALPPDVAAGWKERFRTITSHKRQPDGTVIETTKPRISYISTLMLIRAFYLDIAQWAAEDPARWGLWAVRCPISSEETRTVKHEKQQQSRSRRRTRERLPVLPTLVDFVATRLREARMRLDALQQAKPGAEFTVLDETFIKPKTSAARVAQLTRVAWDSQGRRRNLTQDEHRAFWAWAAVEFLRHTGVRIEEMLETSHHSITQYKLPSTGEVVPLLQIAPSKTDEERALLVTPELADVLSAIVWRVRDRTGALPLVSSFDDRERIWNPPLPLLFQWESAGRRWPVSPANIRKALNEALAAIGLIDENGKPLRFQPHDFRRIFVTDAIANGMPPHIAQIICGHKDINTTMGYNSVYPNDAFEAHRAFIARRRAMRPAEEYRTPTSEEWDQFLGHFEKRKLSVGICGRAFATQCIHEHACIRCSLLRPEPAQRHRLIEIRDNLVARIIEAEQEGWLGEIEGLQISLTGAEGKIAQLDAQEARRNMTVDLGIPAFPDSDQ, from the coding sequence ATGACGACCACCGCCCCGCTGACCACGCGCACGGATCCGCTGGCTATCACGGACATGGCAGGAGAAGCCCAGGCGGCCCTGCTGGAGCGGTTCCCGCCGCGGGAGCCCGCGGCGTCCTGGCCAGCGACGACCCAGTCCTGCGACGAAATTCTCAGCCGTATTTCCGTTCCTCCACGAGGTCGCGATGGCTACCACAAATGGGGCGCCCGACGGCGAGGAACGGCCGCCATCCTGACGTGGCTGGAGAACTTCCCGGGCTCGACATGGCAGGAACGCTGGCAGGCCAGTCCGGCTCAAGATCTTGATCCGGATGAGTGGAAGTCCACGGGCAAAAGCTGGACCGACCGGCACGGCCGACCAGTGCCATCCGCTGAACGAGCAGACTTGGCTTCCGGCATGCTCCTCTTGCTTGCCCGCGACGTCATCCGTCCTGAGCTGCCGTGGCTGGCCAGGATGCGACCGTCAGTGCACCTGCGGAAGGCCGTCATCGAGAACCGCGACCCGGATGGCTTCGCAAAGCTCGCCGCACTCCTGGGCGAAGAGGTCTGGGCGTCGACCACTTCCGCGACCGCGCAGAACCAGATCATTCGCATCATGATCGCCAAGGGCGGGCGTCTTGCAGACCTTACGGTCGGGGACTGCCTTGAGCTCCGGCTGATCGAACACAAAGTTCGCCACAAAGGCGCTGTTCACACCCATTTCTACAGCTGGCTCCGGCAGTTGGGTATCTTTCCCGGGGACGCCCCGGTGAGCTTGAGGCTGCGGAATCTCCGGCCCGGACAGCTGACCCCCGAGCAGCTGGTTGACCGTTTCCGTCTGCGTTGCCAGCCCGTCCGCGACCTGATTGTCGACTACCTGAAGGAACGGCAGCCAAGCGTCGACTACAGCACCTTGCAGAACCTCTCTCGAGCTCTTGCCCACAACTTTTGGGCCGACCTCGAACGTCACCACCCGGGCATCGACTCCATCGCCCTGCCTCCCGACGTCGCCGCCGGCTGGAAGGAGCGCTTCCGCACCATCACCAGCCACAAAAGGCAGCCAGACGGCACCGTCATTGAGACCACCAAGCCGAGGATCTCCTACATCTCGACCTTGATGTTGATCCGCGCGTTCTACCTCGACATCGCGCAGTGGGCAGCCGAAGATCCGGCTCGCTGGGGCCTCTGGGCGGTTCGCTGCCCCATCAGCTCGGAGGAGACCCGAACCGTCAAGCACGAGAAGCAGCAGCAGTCACGATCCCGCAGACGGACCCGCGAGAGGCTCCCGGTCCTGCCGACCTTGGTCGACTTCGTGGCCACACGTCTCCGCGAGGCCCGGATGCGGCTGGACGCCCTGCAACAGGCCAAGCCTGGCGCCGAGTTCACCGTCCTCGACGAGACGTTCATCAAGCCGAAGACGTCAGCAGCACGGGTCGCGCAGTTGACCCGGGTGGCCTGGGACTCTCAGGGGCGCCGGCGCAACCTCACGCAAGACGAGCACCGAGCCTTCTGGGCCTGGGCAGCGGTGGAATTCCTCCGACACACCGGCGTCCGCATCGAGGAGATGCTCGAGACCAGCCACCACAGCATCACCCAATACAAACTCCCCAGCACCGGCGAGGTCGTCCCGCTGCTGCAGATTGCACCGTCGAAGACCGATGAGGAACGGGCCTTGCTCGTCACCCCCGAGCTCGCCGATGTCCTGAGCGCGATCGTTTGGCGGGTCCGCGATCGAACCGGGGCCTTGCCCCTGGTCTCGTCGTTCGACGATCGTGAGCGGATCTGGAACCCACCCCTGCCGCTGCTGTTCCAGTGGGAATCGGCTGGCAGGCGCTGGCCGGTCTCGCCGGCGAACATCCGCAAGGCCCTGAACGAGGCCCTGGCCGCCATCGGTCTGATCGACGAGAACGGCAAACCCCTCCGCTTCCAGCCGCACGACTTCCGCCGGATCTTCGTCACCGACGCCATCGCGAACGGCATGCCGCCGCACATCGCGCAGATCATCTGCGGTCATAAGGACATCAACACCACGATGGGCTACAACTCGGTCTATCCCAACGACGCGTTCGAAGCCCACCGGGCATTCATCGCTCGCCGACGGGCCATGCGACCTGCAGAGGAATACCGGACACCCACCTCAGAGGAATGGGACCAGTTCCTAGGGCACTTCGAGAAGCGGAAGCTCTCGGTTGGCATCTGCGGACGCGCGTTTGCCACCCAGTGCATCCACGAACACGCCTGCATTCGTTGCTCACTCCTCAGGCCCGAGCCTGCACAGCGGCACCGTTTGATCGAGATCCGCGACAATCTCGTCGCCCGCATCATCGAAGCCGAGCAGGAGGGATGGCTCGGCGAGATCGAAGGATTGCAGATCAGCCTCACCGGCGCAGAGGGCAAGATCGCACAGCTGGATGCGCAGGAAGCCAGGCGAAACATGACCGTCGACCTGGGCATTCCAGCCTTCCCAGACAGCGATCAATGA
- a CDS encoding tyrosine-type recombinase/integrase encodes MDLLRWWRFLWVLGVDWDRVTRAEARDFARWMQLADKPVRVHWRLKRRGVTEPNTPASTRPVPGTPNPITGKPTPGKKFAPTTRAHAETVLRGFYDFHLDEGTGPIINPFPLDRSRRQGRAHAHHNPLEPFRGERTGRYRPRVPDRIPRRVPDEMFDQLFAALKYDRDHALPACWVSTGARADELLTTRQRDPLPGEQVIGVTRKGTRDYQQLPASVDAFVWLRLYQEEARRQGMPRGRREALWWTLRRPWRPLEYHAARAMFVRANKLLGSNWTLHDLRHTAAFRMAQDPLMPLVNVQWVLGHQSLSTTQRYLTPSREEVVRSVLAHFERRQQKPAPPPPAPGYNPESLSVLFGNRP; translated from the coding sequence TTGGACCTGTTGCGCTGGTGGCGGTTTCTGTGGGTCCTGGGGGTGGATTGGGACCGCGTGACCAGGGCCGAGGCCCGAGACTTCGCCCGCTGGATGCAGCTGGCCGACAAGCCCGTACGAGTGCACTGGCGGCTGAAGCGGCGCGGGGTCACTGAGCCCAACACACCGGCATCGACTCGTCCGGTACCCGGTACTCCGAATCCGATCACAGGTAAGCCGACGCCCGGGAAGAAGTTCGCGCCGACCACACGCGCCCACGCGGAAACCGTGCTGCGAGGCTTCTACGACTTCCACCTGGATGAGGGAACGGGTCCCATCATCAACCCCTTCCCTCTCGACAGGTCGCGGCGGCAGGGCCGCGCCCACGCCCACCACAACCCTCTAGAGCCCTTCCGGGGCGAGCGGACAGGCCGCTATCGACCGAGGGTTCCCGATCGCATCCCCCGGCGAGTGCCAGACGAGATGTTCGACCAGCTTTTTGCCGCGCTGAAGTATGACCGTGACCACGCTCTGCCGGCGTGCTGGGTCTCCACCGGCGCCCGGGCCGACGAGTTGCTGACGACACGGCAGCGCGACCCGCTGCCGGGCGAGCAGGTGATCGGAGTCACCCGCAAGGGGACCCGCGACTACCAGCAGCTTCCGGCGTCGGTCGATGCCTTCGTCTGGCTCCGGCTCTACCAGGAAGAGGCCCGGCGGCAGGGAATGCCCCGCGGCCGGCGAGAGGCCCTGTGGTGGACGCTGAGGCGTCCCTGGCGGCCCCTGGAGTATCACGCCGCGCGGGCCATGTTTGTCCGCGCCAACAAGCTCCTGGGCTCCAACTGGACACTCCACGATCTTCGACACACGGCGGCTTTCCGCATGGCCCAAGACCCGTTGATGCCCCTGGTGAACGTGCAATGGGTCCTTGGTCACCAGAGCCTCAGCACCACACAGCGCTACCTGACCCCGAGCCGCGAGGAGGTCGTGCGAAGCGTGCTCGCGCACTTCGAACGACGCCAGCAGAAGCCGGCGCCGCCACCGCCCGCACCCGGCTACAACCCCGAGTCTCTAAGCGTCCTGTTCGGGAACCGCCCATGA
- a CDS encoding SH3 domain-containing protein translates to MKRTLITTAAGAFVLSLVGPVGVAHASAPPATRARAEACSTWYSGIDGLHLRTGPGTRYASVGLLYYADAGTKVGASKHWVKLRLKYRSEGGLPTGTTGWVSKRYVTACQPVPMG, encoded by the coding sequence ATGAAGAGAACTCTGATAACCACAGCCGCAGGTGCATTCGTGCTTTCTCTGGTCGGCCCTGTAGGTGTAGCTCATGCCTCAGCTCCCCCAGCCACCCGTGCTCGTGCTGAAGCATGTTCGACCTGGTACAGCGGAATCGACGGCCTGCATCTTCGTACCGGGCCGGGTACGCGCTACGCCTCAGTCGGACTGCTGTATTACGCCGATGCTGGAACGAAGGTGGGCGCCAGCAAGCACTGGGTCAAGCTCCGCTTGAAGTACCGGTCGGAAGGTGGTCTGCCGACAGGTACCACCGGATGGGTGTCCAAGAGGTATGTGACCGCCTGCCAGCCCGTCCCGATGGGGTAA
- a CDS encoding DUF3263 domain-containing protein — MTAVPASPFPGADKNSTSPALSALDLAVLDYETRTWPGPGPKERAIRENLGISPTRYYQLLNALLDDPRALAHAPLAVNRLRRLRERRRGRR, encoded by the coding sequence ATGACCGCCGTGCCCGCATCCCCATTTCCCGGAGCTGACAAGAACTCCACTTCACCAGCACTGAGTGCGCTGGATCTGGCAGTCCTGGACTACGAAACCCGGACCTGGCCTGGCCCGGGCCCCAAGGAGCGTGCAATCCGCGAGAACCTCGGCATCAGCCCCACGCGCTACTACCAACTCCTCAACGCCCTCCTGGACGATCCTCGTGCCTTGGCACACGCCCCGCTAGCAGTCAACAGGCTGCGGCGTCTCCGGGAGAGGCGCCGAGGTCGCCGCTAG
- a CDS encoding IS630 family transposase, translated as MSRPGPKIPPLSVTDAQRAVLEGWLRRRTTAQALAQRSRIVLECAEGHSIMEVSRRLRIAADTVRTWRRRFIERGLDGLCDDPRPGVPRKITDADVERVIVKTLEETPKNATHWSTRSMAAATGMSQSTVSRIWRAFALAPHRSQNFKLSTDPLFIDKVRDVVGLYLDPPEKALVLCVDEKSQIQALDRSQPVLPMVPGVPERRSHDYIRAGTTTLFAALEVATGKVIGSLHRRHRATEFKKFLTKLDKEVPADLQVHLILDNYATHKAPDIKRWLLTHPRFHLHFTPTSASWLNLVERWFAELTQKKLKRGVHRSVQALERDIRAWLTDWNDNPRPFIWTKTADEILDKLAAYCRRISDSGH; from the coding sequence ATGAGTCGTCCGGGTCCGAAGATTCCGCCGTTGTCAGTTACCGATGCCCAGCGGGCGGTGCTGGAGGGCTGGTTACGTCGCCGTACGACGGCTCAGGCTCTGGCCCAGCGGTCGCGGATCGTGCTGGAGTGCGCCGAGGGCCACTCGATCATGGAGGTGTCCCGCCGGCTGCGGATCGCTGCGGACACGGTCCGCACCTGGCGACGGCGCTTCATCGAGCGCGGCCTGGACGGCTTGTGTGACGACCCGCGGCCCGGCGTCCCGCGGAAGATCACCGATGCCGACGTCGAGCGGGTCATCGTCAAGACGCTCGAGGAAACACCGAAGAACGCGACCCACTGGTCGACCAGGTCGATGGCCGCGGCGACAGGGATGTCGCAGTCGACGGTCTCACGAATCTGGCGGGCGTTCGCCCTGGCGCCGCACCGCTCGCAGAACTTCAAACTGTCGACCGACCCCTTGTTCATCGACAAGGTCCGCGACGTGGTCGGTCTGTATCTCGATCCGCCGGAGAAGGCCCTGGTGCTGTGCGTGGACGAGAAGTCGCAGATCCAGGCCCTGGACCGGTCCCAGCCGGTCCTGCCGATGGTGCCCGGCGTTCCCGAACGCCGCAGCCACGACTACATCCGCGCCGGCACCACCACCCTTTTCGCCGCTCTCGAGGTCGCCACCGGCAAGGTCATCGGCTCCCTCCACCGCCGCCACCGAGCAACGGAGTTCAAGAAGTTCCTCACCAAGCTGGACAAGGAAGTCCCGGCTGATCTGCAGGTCCATCTGATCCTGGACAACTACGCGACCCACAAGGCGCCCGACATCAAACGGTGGCTACTGACCCACCCGCGGTTCCACCTGCACTTCACCCCGACCAGCGCGTCCTGGCTGAACCTGGTCGAGCGGTGGTTCGCCGAGCTGACCCAGAAGAAGCTCAAACGCGGCGTCCACCGCTCCGTCCAAGCCCTCGAACGCGACATCCGAGCCTGGCTCACCGACTGGAACGACAACCCCCGGCCCTTCATCTGGACCAAGACAGCCGACGAGATCCTCGACAAACTCGCCGCCTACTGCCGACGAATCTCTGACTCAGGTCACTAG
- a CDS encoding DUF3427 domain-containing protein, translated as MSAQSLALEVKKVGSLELAEYLDATGRDVADVYRGNGSWTSLLRRAKLIPAPAMPVPGEADLLKRMHSFSHIDDAERVDAYRKFTADKAPAYDDLTEFDQTLARMLFFNLWDKAGGFSSYADGLASLHNQRTVRSELRQLLTHLERSDRMRTVQPLTGPHSHIPLSVHHAYNRSEILAAMGVARLGGQLPGYFAQGVLWDEKNRTDALLITLNKSERDFSPTVRYKDYALSRTRFHWESQNSTAPASPTGQRYQKHAEQGSHVLLFMRESKDTASGKAMPWVLLGPATYEMHTGSKPMAITWRLHHPLPERIYSRMPNTTLAT; from the coding sequence GTGTCAGCGCAGTCTCTTGCACTGGAGGTGAAGAAGGTGGGCAGCCTCGAACTCGCTGAGTACTTGGACGCGACAGGCCGGGATGTGGCGGATGTGTACCGAGGCAATGGTTCGTGGACGTCGCTCCTGCGTCGCGCGAAGCTGATTCCGGCACCGGCCATGCCAGTGCCGGGAGAGGCGGACCTGCTGAAGCGCATGCACTCCTTCAGCCACATCGACGACGCCGAACGCGTGGACGCATACCGCAAGTTCACTGCCGACAAGGCTCCGGCCTACGACGATCTGACGGAGTTCGACCAGACCCTCGCACGGATGCTGTTCTTCAACCTGTGGGACAAGGCTGGTGGCTTTTCTTCCTACGCCGATGGGCTGGCCTCGCTCCACAACCAGCGCACGGTGCGCTCTGAGCTCCGTCAACTCCTCACTCACCTGGAGCGCAGCGACCGGATGCGCACGGTGCAGCCGCTCACCGGCCCGCACTCACACATTCCGCTGTCCGTCCATCACGCCTACAACCGCTCGGAGATCCTGGCGGCGATGGGTGTGGCGCGCCTCGGCGGGCAGTTGCCTGGATACTTCGCCCAGGGCGTGCTGTGGGATGAGAAGAACCGGACGGACGCGCTGCTGATCACTTTGAACAAGAGTGAGCGGGACTTCTCACCGACGGTCCGCTACAAGGACTACGCGCTGAGCCGGACCCGTTTCCACTGGGAGTCGCAGAACTCCACCGCACCGGCATCACCGACCGGCCAGCGCTACCAGAAGCATGCCGAGCAGGGCAGCCACGTGCTGTTGTTCATGCGGGAGTCAAAGGACACGGCGTCCGGCAAGGCGATGCCGTGGGTGCTGCTCGGCCCGGCCACCTACGAGATGCACACCGGCAGCAAGCCGATGGCGATCACGTGGCGCCTGCACCACCCGCTGCCCGAGCGGATCTACTCGCGCATGCCGAACACCACGCTCGCCACCTGA
- a CDS encoding helix-turn-helix domain-containing protein, translated as MLTVSECHRGRSNALIAAQTRLHVDTVRTWRDRFAAGGLPALANRKRSGRPRSLRCRLPRSRRGSSVPRRDRCDASRWSCPELWSPGPATGRFPFPLRGAGSRPPGLARLGPARRSVCVRRSQKDTPAPDVCRPGQHPTTLNGDRRWPSTCTR; from the coding sequence GTGCTGACCGTCTCCGAGTGTCACCGCGGGCGTTCCAACGCTCTGATAGCCGCGCAGACGCGGCTGCACGTGGACACTGTGCGCACTTGGCGGGACCGCTTTGCCGCTGGCGGCCTGCCCGCCCTGGCCAACCGCAAGCGGTCCGGCCGGCCTCGTTCACTGCGCTGCAGGTTGCCGAGGTCAAGGCGCGGCTCGTCAGTTCCCCGCCGAGACCGGTGCGACGCATCGCGCTGGTCGTGTCCGGAGCTGTGGTCGCCCGGGCCAGCTACGGGTCGATTTCCGTTTCCACTTCGCGGCGCTGGCTCAAGGCCGCCGGGCCTTGCGCGTCTTGGCCCCGCCCGGCGCAGTGTCTGTGTCCGGCGGAGCCAGAAGGATACGCCCGCCCCAGACGTATGCCGTCCCGGCCAGCACCCGACCACCTTGAACGGAGACCGCCGATGGCCATCAACCTGTACGCGATGA
- a CDS encoding TetR family transcriptional regulator: MTNTVLTVCGRQVGERGRRTRLLLLELLADELATTGYREASIVEIARRANTSAATFYQYFPDIDQAILTLAEDIAHEGSDNASTSRQPAPRELVQEFFALYERHRAVLRVIDMKSSEGDQRFTTLRIRFLDGLRCDLERAARAANPSATERVITSAVATMVLTVTQAAAHGADLAAWSLDAATVQTSTAQLLHTALTHLVP, translated from the coding sequence ATGACAAACACTGTCCTGACCGTTTGTGGACGACAGGTTGGCGAGCGCGGCCGCCGGACACGGCTCCTCCTGCTTGAGCTCCTCGCGGATGAACTCGCCACCACCGGATACCGAGAAGCGAGCATCGTGGAGATCGCCCGCCGGGCGAACACCTCAGCCGCGACGTTCTACCAGTACTTCCCCGACATCGACCAGGCCATCCTGACCCTGGCGGAGGACATCGCACATGAGGGCTCCGACAACGCGTCAACGTCCCGGCAGCCAGCCCCGAGGGAACTGGTCCAGGAATTCTTCGCCCTCTACGAACGGCACAGGGCCGTACTGCGCGTGATCGACATGAAGTCCTCCGAAGGCGACCAACGCTTCACCACGCTGCGCATCCGCTTCCTCGACGGCCTGCGCTGCGACCTGGAACGGGCCGCTCGCGCCGCCAACCCCAGCGCCACAGAACGAGTGATCACCTCTGCAGTGGCCACAATGGTACTGACGGTCACACAAGCTGCCGCCCACGGAGCGGATTTGGCCGCCTGGTCACTGGATGCCGCCACAGTCCAGACCAGCACCGCGCAGCTGCTCCACACAGCTCTCACCCACTTGGTGCCGTAG
- a CDS encoding IS701 family transposase: protein MIDDLANSTWDRELDDVFLRIGHRFGRADLRRRMRDYVRALLGPVGRKNGWQLAEHAGHRTPDGLQRLLNAATWNADDVRDDLQTYVADKLGEADGVLILDDTGFIKKGTTSAGVQRQYSGTAGRTENCQIGVFAAYATTRARALVDRELYLPKSWTDDRERCRAAKIPDERGFATKPELARTVVLRALASPLPIAWVTADAAYGQEWRFRRMLEEAAVGYVLAVPKSQPVPRFGRIDYLFSQAPDEAWEQRSCGDGAKGPRVYDWAAVQLPVIEDFDGERPTHHRWALARRSINRPDQVAYFLAYAPVGTSVDRLVSVAGRRWAIEECFQAAKNECGLDQYEVRRYVGWMRHITLAMLAHAFLAATAAGAATKGDAETVPPWFRSPWQKSAGSWQLVPHTGPARHFTSMR from the coding sequence GTGATCGATGACCTTGCCAACTCGACCTGGGACCGTGAACTCGACGACGTCTTCCTGCGCATCGGCCACCGTTTCGGCCGCGCCGACCTGCGACGCCGTATGCGTGACTACGTCCGCGCCCTGCTCGGCCCGGTCGGCCGCAAAAACGGCTGGCAACTGGCCGAACACGCAGGCCACCGCACCCCCGACGGCCTGCAACGACTACTGAACGCAGCCACCTGGAACGCCGACGATGTCCGCGACGACCTGCAGACATACGTGGCCGACAAGCTCGGCGAGGCCGACGGAGTCCTCATCCTCGACGACACCGGCTTCATCAAGAAGGGCACCACCTCCGCAGGGGTGCAGCGCCAGTACTCCGGCACCGCCGGCCGCACCGAGAACTGTCAGATCGGCGTCTTCGCCGCCTACGCCACCACCCGCGCACGCGCCCTGGTGGACCGCGAGCTGTATCTGCCCAAGTCCTGGACGGACGACCGCGAGCGCTGCCGCGCCGCCAAGATTCCTGATGAGAGGGGCTTCGCCACCAAACCAGAGCTGGCCAGGACAGTGGTGCTGCGCGCACTCGCTTCCCCGCTGCCGATCGCCTGGGTGACCGCGGATGCCGCCTACGGCCAGGAGTGGCGCTTTCGCCGGATGCTGGAAGAAGCCGCAGTCGGCTACGTGCTCGCCGTCCCCAAGTCCCAGCCGGTGCCCCGCTTCGGCCGGATCGACTATCTCTTCAGCCAGGCGCCGGATGAGGCATGGGAGCAACGTTCGTGCGGCGACGGCGCCAAGGGCCCGCGCGTCTATGACTGGGCGGCCGTCCAGCTCCCGGTGATTGAGGACTTCGACGGTGAGCGGCCCACCCATCACCGCTGGGCGCTGGCCCGGCGCAGTATCAACAGACCCGATCAGGTCGCCTACTTCCTCGCATACGCGCCGGTGGGCACCAGCGTCGACCGGCTCGTGAGCGTTGCCGGGCGCCGGTGGGCGATCGAGGAATGCTTCCAGGCCGCGAAGAACGAGTGCGGCCTGGACCAGTACGAAGTCCGCCGCTACGTCGGCTGGATGAGGCACATCACCCTGGCCATGCTCGCGCATGCCTTTCTCGCGGCCACGGCGGCAGGGGCGGCGACAAAGGGGGATGCAGAAACGGTTCCACCCTGGTTCCGCTCACCGTGGCAGAAGTCCGCCGGCTCCTGGCAACTGGTCCCGCACACCGGCCCCGCACGCCACTTCACATCCATGCGCTGA